In Hymenobacter gelipurpurascens, one DNA window encodes the following:
- a CDS encoding acyltransferase, protein MNPLFRFSGLRKVTYLLQNAVFNWLYAGRLGTSIKIFGIPLLQVPNWKNVRVGQGVWLISDSYFSEPGISHPVLIRLLNDSARLSIGDNVGISGGGICVQTEVIIGNDVMLGANTFITDTDFHPLLAENRRFSDANIRTRPVLIEDNVFIGMNSLILKGVHIGRNSVIGAGSVVSHDVPANEIWAGNPARFVKRLPVGPSGPEADTAAVAAQVAVLSSAS, encoded by the coding sequence ATGAACCCTCTCTTCCGCTTTTCCGGCCTACGGAAAGTCACGTATCTACTGCAGAACGCGGTGTTCAACTGGTTGTACGCGGGTCGGCTGGGCACTTCCATCAAGATTTTCGGGATTCCGCTCCTGCAGGTACCGAACTGGAAGAACGTGCGTGTAGGCCAGGGGGTGTGGCTAATTTCCGATTCCTACTTCAGTGAGCCCGGCATCAGCCACCCCGTTCTGATTCGTCTGCTCAATGACTCGGCGCGACTGAGCATCGGCGACAATGTGGGTATTAGCGGTGGTGGCATTTGCGTGCAAACGGAAGTCATCATTGGGAATGATGTTATGCTAGGGGCCAACACATTTATTACGGATACCGATTTCCACCCGCTTCTTGCTGAAAACCGCCGCTTCAGCGACGCCAATATCCGAACCCGGCCGGTCCTCATTGAAGACAACGTATTCATCGGTATGAATAGCTTGATTCTCAAAGGCGTACACATCGGTCGAAACTCCGTTATTGGCGCAGGAAGCGTAGTCTCGCATGATGTTCCGGCCAATGAAATCTGGGCCGGTAACCCTGCCCGGTTTGTGAAGCGTCTGCCGGTGGGCCCTTCCGGTCCTGAAGCGGATACTGCAGCAGTAGCCGCGCAGGTTGCGGTTTTATCGTCGGCGTCTTGA
- a CDS encoding glycosyltransferase family 4 protein — translation MKVLWLAPFPHRSYAGHPAPWLTTLARALSRQPGFDLTVLNWEPALTQPVEEYEQDGIHFVYLKTPTTRQDLLSLYRQRIALTADYLRRYHREYDVIHVHGSELQYQAAVAGLDRPVLLSVQGIISECLRVLPETLSLRRVFWTLASYYERKYVPGIHEFSCRTNWDKAQVAKLSPGSRIHHNWEMIRPEFFAPVTEDSVPEGRPQILFMGGTQIMKGFHETLQAFDAVCRQIPAKLVVVGEQDAEQVFRYVRQAGLHHIQHQDIECRGFQTAQQLRDVFAQSLCLLHPSYIDNSPNSVCEAQVAGLPVVASQVGGVDSLIDDGHTGLLSSLRPQQLADQVLRLHHAPDLSRRLAAQAQVVARTRHDPATILQRALDIYHVIQ, via the coding sequence ATGAAAGTCCTATGGCTTGCCCCTTTTCCGCACCGGAGTTATGCCGGCCACCCGGCCCCCTGGCTTACCACGCTGGCCCGTGCTCTCAGCCGACAGCCGGGGTTTGACCTGACGGTATTAAACTGGGAGCCAGCCCTGACTCAGCCAGTAGAGGAGTACGAGCAGGACGGCATTCACTTCGTATATCTGAAGACGCCTACCACCCGCCAGGACCTGCTTTCCCTGTATCGCCAGCGCATTGCTCTAACCGCCGACTACCTGCGCCGCTACCACCGGGAGTACGATGTTATTCATGTGCATGGCTCCGAGCTGCAGTACCAAGCCGCCGTGGCAGGCCTAGACCGGCCTGTACTTTTATCCGTGCAGGGTATCATCTCAGAGTGTCTGCGGGTGCTGCCCGAAACCCTGTCGTTGCGGCGGGTTTTCTGGACGCTGGCCAGCTACTACGAGCGTAAATATGTGCCGGGCATCCATGAGTTCTCGTGCCGTACAAACTGGGACAAAGCACAAGTGGCGAAGCTCAGCCCCGGCAGCCGCATTCACCACAATTGGGAGATGATACGGCCAGAATTCTTTGCGCCGGTCACAGAAGATTCTGTTCCAGAGGGGCGCCCTCAGATTCTGTTTATGGGTGGCACCCAAATCATGAAAGGCTTTCACGAAACCCTGCAAGCCTTTGATGCAGTATGCCGCCAGATACCGGCCAAGTTGGTAGTGGTAGGCGAGCAGGATGCTGAGCAGGTATTCCGCTACGTGCGACAGGCAGGCCTACACCATATTCAGCACCAAGATATTGAGTGCAGGGGCTTCCAAACGGCTCAGCAGTTGCGAGACGTATTCGCGCAATCGTTGTGCCTGCTCCATCCTTCCTACATTGATAACAGCCCCAATAGTGTGTGCGAAGCGCAGGTAGCGGGGCTGCCGGTAGTAGCCTCGCAGGTTGGCGGGGTAGATTCGCTGATTGATGATGGCCACACGGGGTTGCTTTCTTCCTTACGCCCCCAGCAGCTGGCCGACCAAGTGCTACGCCTGCACCACGCCCCCGACCTGAGTCGCCGGTTGGCAGCGCAGGCCCAGGTGGTGGCTCGCACTCGCCACGACCCTGCTACTATCCTACAACGCGCCCTCGATATCTACCACGTGATCCAATAA
- a CDS encoding nucleotide-diphospho-sugar transferase codes for MLDSTHLITPVLLLLFNRPDTTRRVFAAVRQARPKRLYIAADGPRPTHPTDVALCAEARSIVGEIDWPCEVFTLFRSTNLNCGLGPATAIDWFFRAEEEGIILEDDCVPSPSFFTFCEELLARYRSDTRVMHIGGNNFSREACYSQRAGSDSYFFSTQVNSWGWATWRRAWQLYDFHLTRFQNLHDQGYLEGKYSSWLETRYRLSKIQEVRHLPQPPDVWDYQWHFAVLAHSGLCIVPAVNLVGNIGFGELGTHTLDAQDQQANQPASDLAFPLQHPAQVLQDKRRDRQHFREFLLSRVAIKARKMLSRPRTASAPAPAPPPVPTASVSPQTQLV; via the coding sequence ATGCTTGACTCTACCCACCTGATCACGCCCGTATTGTTGCTGCTGTTCAATCGTCCGGACACCACTCGTCGGGTGTTTGCGGCGGTGCGCCAGGCCCGGCCGAAGAGGCTGTACATCGCCGCCGACGGTCCCCGCCCCACTCACCCCACCGATGTGGCACTGTGTGCCGAAGCACGCTCTATTGTGGGAGAAATTGACTGGCCTTGCGAAGTATTTACGCTGTTTCGGTCTACCAACCTCAACTGTGGCCTAGGTCCGGCTACAGCTATCGATTGGTTTTTTCGGGCTGAAGAAGAGGGCATTATTCTGGAAGATGACTGTGTACCTTCTCCTTCCTTCTTTACCTTCTGTGAAGAGCTGCTGGCCCGCTACCGTTCCGACACCCGCGTAATGCACATTGGCGGCAACAATTTCAGCCGCGAAGCCTGCTACTCTCAGCGGGCAGGCTCTGACTCGTACTTTTTCTCCACTCAGGTAAACAGCTGGGGATGGGCTACCTGGCGCCGCGCCTGGCAGCTCTACGACTTTCATCTGACGCGCTTTCAGAACCTCCACGATCAAGGCTATCTGGAGGGAAAGTACAGCTCATGGCTCGAAACCCGCTACCGCCTCAGCAAGATACAAGAGGTACGGCACCTGCCCCAGCCGCCCGATGTGTGGGACTATCAATGGCACTTCGCGGTGCTGGCTCACTCGGGGCTGTGCATAGTGCCAGCCGTGAATCTGGTAGGAAATATCGGCTTTGGAGAGCTGGGCACGCACACCCTCGATGCACAAGACCAGCAAGCCAACCAGCCTGCCTCCGACCTGGCTTTCCCGCTGCAGCACCCAGCGCAGGTGTTGCAGGATAAGCGCCGCGACCGACAGCATTTTCGGGAGTTTTTGCTTAGTCGCGTTGCCATTAAGGCCCGCAAAATGCTGAGTCGCCCACGTACCGCATCGGCGCCAGCCCCGGCACCACCTCCGGTTCCTACAGCGTCTGTTTCGCCTCAAACACAATTGGTATGA